Within Micromonospora narathiwatensis, the genomic segment GATGCTGAGACGACTCCCCGGACCGGCAAGCGCGTGCTCCTGGCCAAGCCCCGCGGCTACTGCGCGGGCGTGGACCGGGCGGTGCAGACCGTCGAGGAGGCGTTGAGGCTCTACGGCGCCCCGATCTACGTCCGCAAGCAGATCGTGCACAACAAGCACGTGGTGCGGACCCTGGAGGCCAAGGGCGCGATCTTCGTGGAGGAGAACGAGGAGGTGCCCGAGGGCGCCACCGTCATCTTCTCCGCGCACGGTGTCGCCCCCGAGGTGTACGAGCAGGCGAAGGCGCGCTCGCTCAAGGCGATCGACGCGACCTGCCCGCTGGTCACCAAGGTGCACCAGGAGGCCCGGCGGTTCGCGGCCGAGGACTACGACATCCTGCTGATCGGCCACGAGGGGCACGAGGAGGTCATCGGCACCGCCGGCGAGGCCCCCGCGCACATCCAGCTCGTGGACGGCCCGGACGGCGTCGACAAGGTAACCGTGCGTGACCCGAACAAGGTCGTCTGGCTCTCCCAGACCACCCTCTCGGTCGACGAGACCCTGGAGACCGTGGGCCGGCTCAAGCAGAAGCTGCCGCTGCTCCAGTCGCCGCCCAGCGACGACATCTGCTACGCCACCTCCAACCGGCAGCACGTGGTGAAGGAGATCGCCCCGGACTGCGACGTGGTGATCGTGGTCGGCTCGCGCAACTCGTCCAACTCGGTACGCCTGGTCGAGGTGGCCCTGGACGCGGGCGCCAACGCCGGGCACCTGGTCGACTTCGCCCACGAGATCGACGACGCCTGGCTGGCCGACGCCCGTACGGTCGGCGTCACCTCCGGTGCCAGCGTGCCGGACGAACTGGTCCAGCAGGTGCTCGCGCACCTGGCCGAGCGGGGCTTCACCGACGTCGAGGAGATCACCACCGCCAACGAGCGGCTGACCTTCTCGCTGCCGCAGGAACTCAAGCGGGACCTGAAGGCCGCCGCGGCCGCACGCGGCTGACGAGCCGGAACGAATCGCCCGCCTGGCACGTCCAACCACTCATGAAGACTCCGCGGATGGCGTTCGTCGCCCTGCTCGCCTGCGCCGCGCTGGGCGCCTGCGCCGGCCCGGGCACCGAGCCCGCCAGTTCCGGCCCGACGGGAGGCCCGGTGACCAGCACGCCCAGCCCCGATCCCAGCGCCACCCCGAGTGACCCGACCGCGCCGACCGGTCCGGTGTCGGCGTCGCCCGGCGCCACCACCCTCACCGGTACGGTGCAGGCCGGCGTGGAGCCGAACTGCCTGCTGCTGGACGGCAACCTGCTGGTCGGTGGGCCGCGTGACGTGCTGAAGGCGGGCACCCGGGTGACCGTC encodes:
- a CDS encoding 4-hydroxy-3-methylbut-2-enyl diphosphate reductase, yielding MTDAETTPRTGKRVLLAKPRGYCAGVDRAVQTVEEALRLYGAPIYVRKQIVHNKHVVRTLEAKGAIFVEENEEVPEGATVIFSAHGVAPEVYEQAKARSLKAIDATCPLVTKVHQEARRFAAEDYDILLIGHEGHEEVIGTAGEAPAHIQLVDGPDGVDKVTVRDPNKVVWLSQTTLSVDETLETVGRLKQKLPLLQSPPSDDICYATSNRQHVVKEIAPDCDVVIVVGSRNSSNSVRLVEVALDAGANAGHLVDFAHEIDDAWLADARTVGVTSGASVPDELVQQVLAHLAERGFTDVEEITTANERLTFSLPQELKRDLKAAAAARG